A single Triticum dicoccoides isolate Atlit2015 ecotype Zavitan chromosome 2A, WEW_v2.0, whole genome shotgun sequence DNA region contains:
- the LOC119355882 gene encoding BRCA1-associated RING domain protein 1-like, giving the protein MEGMRRFVNPLKLSVQKMELELTCPVCLKLLSAPTMLPCCHTCCSKCATTQAMNGHSCAICKLAYHPQDLRPASQIEALVNIQRSISSTVSSMSLQLGTQAAIPVAKATSQGTPESGTTSSYNLVAAKLPCNQASGPANGNVDGVQAMDPAPGNRTNDVAVGPMVIVQTGPCGSQTPVGSGDLECDSNDLEGELITSGSPPQSTLKRGPNVTDDSARGLKRQKSSDQSEKQPSMNAAWKCEFCHSSEISECTGPLLHCLDEALVKDDQAWKSNVIHVHEKCAEWAPQAYFEGDMVKKLESELVRSSKMKCGICGLKGAALGCLFKSCRKSYHLPCARGVSGCRWDEGEFVMLCPTHSSKRLPCERSKSKNKKAAQPQQPSSETVLGDSNSPFPMEMNELWTSLCLTSEWVICGSALSDQDKEILDQFEYHSGVATTNNWSSNVTHVLANTNEDGACGRTRKVLLAILAGKWVVNVNWLSACLEAKKPVPEEPYEIRSDVHGAIDGPRIGRLRAMQKAPSLFSGLTFYFIGHPLTFKVELDELIAAAGGSILGKADLSSTSLIVYNKEVPKGCNEDAVDEVFSKREAEALDLATTFGCRVVPHTWVLDSIASCTLQPI; this is encoded by the exons ATGGAGGGCATGAGGAGGTTCGTCAACCCGCTGAAGCTCAGCGTGCAGAAGATGGAGCTGGAGCTCACCTGCCCCGTCTG cCTGAAGTTGCTCAGCGCGCCTACGATGCTGCCATGTTGCCACACATGCTGCAG CAAATGTGCCACTACGCAGGCTATGAATGGCCACAGCTGCGCCATTTGCAAGCTAGCCTACCATCCTCAAG ATTTAAGACCTGCTTCTCAAATTGAGGCGTTGGTGAACATTCAGAGGAGCATAAGCTCCACGGTCAGCAGCATGTCTCTGCAGCTCGGGACTCAAGCAGCCATTCCTG TTGCAAAGGCTACATCTCAAGGAACTCCAGAATCAGGAACGACAAGTTCTTACAACCTGGTTGCTGCAAAGCTGCCATGTAACCAAGCATCTGGACCTGCAAATGGAAATGTTGACGGTGTGCAAGCAATGGATCCTGCACCAGGAAACAGAACTAATGATGTGGCAGTTGGGCCAATGGTTATTGTACAGACAGGACCGTGTGGGTCTCAAACTCCTGTTGGCTCTGGGGATCTGGAATGTGATAGCAATGACCTTGAAGGAGAGTTG ATAACAAGCGGATCACCTCCTCAGAGTACTTTGAAAAGAGGGCCAAATGTAACAGATGACAGTGCTAGAGGATTGAAGAGGCAAAAATCCTCAGATCAGAGTGAAA AACAACCAAGTATGAATGCTGCATGGAAATGCGAGTTTTGTCACTCTTCCGAAATCAGCGAG TGTACTGGCCCTTTGTTGCATTGTCTGGATGAAGCACTAGTGAAGGATGATCAAGCATGGAAATCAAATGTTATCCATGTCCATGAGAAATGTGCTGAATG GGCTCCTCAAGCATACTTTGAAGGTGATATGGTTAAAAAGTTGGAGTCTGAGTTAGTCCGCTCTTCGAAGATGAAGTGTGGTATTTGTGGATTAAAAGGTGCTGCACTGGGCTGCCTTTTTAAGAGCTGCCGCAAGAGCTACCATTTACCATGTGCCCGTGGGGTCTCAGGCTGCAGATGGGACGAA GGAGAGTTTGTTATGCTGTGTCCTACCCATTCATCAAAGAGGCTGCCATGTGAGAGATCGAAGTCAAAAAACAAGAAGGCCGCCCAGCCGCAACA GCCATCTTCTGAAACAGTGCTTGGTGATTCAAACTCACCATTCCCGATGGAGATGAATGAACTTTGGACCTCACTTTGTCTGACAAGTGAATGGGTGATATGTGGATCTGCCCTCTCTGATCAAGACAAG GAAATCTTGGATCAGTTTGAGTACCACTCAGGCGTCGCAACAACCAATAACTGGAGTTCAAACGTAACTCATGTGCTTGCCAATACCAATGAAGATGGAGCATGTGGTAGGACACGAAAGGTTCTCCTGGCCATACTTGCTGGGAAATGGGTTGTCAATGTGAATT GGCTGAGTGCTTGCCTGGAGGCTAAAAAACCAGTCCCAGAAGAGCCCTATGAGATTCGCTCTGATGTCCATGGCGCGATTGATGGCCCCCGTATAGGAAGGCTACGAGCAATGCAAAAG GCACCAAGTCTGTTTTCAGGGTTGACCTTCTACTTCATTGGCCATCCTCTGACATTCAAGGTTGAGCTTGATGAATTGATTGCCGCAGCAGGGGGATCTATCTTGGGCAAGGCTGATCTCTCTAGCACATCCCTGATTGTTTACAACAAGGAAGTTCCGAAGGGATGTAACGAAGACGCCGTTGATGAGGTTTTCAGTAAGAGGGAAGCTGAGGCTCTAGACCTGGCAACAACATTTGGGTGCAGGGTTGTTCCTCATACATGGGTTTTGGATAGCATAGCATCCTGCACTCTTCAACCCATCTGA
- the LOC119355883 gene encoding actin-related protein 2/3 complex subunit 2B-like isoform X1 — MERSPSSSPVSPGYYKGTTPVDPRRQSHGVLQRRVAGAGRNLDEVPERRETNAGGSHLLRVRISAIPCTGLGIGPRERVSVDIDAVPLPRGVAVDRPAGVHAAGGEEDVPQVRGDRGAVQGRVCSDPEAQLLRPDPAKRCCADRAKAVRQVSLLQSVVLGSQLKHLLGSLGSSGATKLVYNHRDPFFVSRTPGKIKAIFPMRFRDDTDIAVATSFFQELQDAGNSYAKAPKCSWSAIPPPELRGESVQHLTTNGGFVSLDIFERHVKRKRAAKTAWILLNFQAYVKYHIKCTRNYIQSRMRKRQESLAEVIQNARLRGGDDKKKSQVRKKSKRRLFSLGKAKKLQKGFRAVIDGIKRLRLRIRVKALDRFRRCFVVPKLATKKHNYLRLGA; from the exons ATGGAGAGGTCCCCTTCAAGCTCTCCAGTCTCACCA GGCTATTATAAAGGGACGACGCCCGTGGATCCCCGGCGGCAAAGCCATGGCGTTCTTCAACGGCGGGTCGCGGGCGCTGGTCGAAATCTTGACGAGGTCCCAGAG CGCCGAGAGACCAATGCCGGTGGATCACACCTTCTTCGAGTTCGGATCAGTGCGATACCATGTACAG GCCTCGGCATCGGACCCCGAGAACGTGTATCTGTCGATATCGACGCCGTCCCTCTCCCACGAGGCGTCGCCGTCGACCGGCCTGCCGGAGTTCACGctgcaggaggcgaggaagatgtaCCACAAGTTCGCGGAGATCGTGGAGCCGTCCAAGGAAGGGTATGCTCTGACCCTGAAGCTCAACTTCTCCGGCCTGACCCGGCCAAAAG GTGCTGTGCAGATCGCGCCAAGGCTGTTAGGCAGGTGTCGCTGCTGCAGTCCGTCGTCCTCGGGTCGCAGCTGAAGCACCTGCTGGGGAGCCTCGGCTCCTCCGGCGCCACCAAGCTCGTGTACAACCACCGCGACCCCTTCTTCGTCAGCAGGACG CCGGGGAAGATCAAGGCCATTTTCCCCATGCGTTTCCGGGACGACACGGACATAGCCGTCGCCACCTCCTTCTTCCAG GAGCTGCAGGACGCAGGGAACTCGTACGCGAAGGCGCCCAAGTGCAGCTGGTCGGCCATCCCGCCGCCGGAGCTGCGCGGGGAGTCCGTGCAGCACCTCACCACCAACGGCGGCTTCGTCTCCTTGG ACATCTTCGAGCGGCACGTGAAGCGGAAGAGGGCCGCCAAAACGGCGTGGATCCTGCTCAACTTCCAGGCCTACGTCAAGTACCACATCAAG TGCACCCGAAACTACATTCAGAGCAGGATGAGAAAGCGGCAGGAGAGCTTGGCAGAG GTAATCCAAAATGCGAGGCTAAGGGGAGGCGATGACAAGAAGAAATCACAAG TGAGGAAGAAGAGCAAGAGAAGACTGTTCAGCCTCGGCAAGGCCAAGAAACTGCAGAAGGGTTTCAGGGCTGTCATTGACGGGATCAAGCGGCTCCGGCTGAGAATCAGAGTGAAAGCTCTGGACCGGTTCAGGCGGTGCTTCGTCGTGCCCAAGCTCGCTACGAAGAAGCATAATTACCTCAGACTAGGAGCATGA
- the LOC119355883 gene encoding actin-related protein 2/3 complex subunit 2B-like isoform X2: protein MERSPSSSPVSPGYYKGTTPVDPRRQSHGVLQRRVAGAGRNLDEVPERRETNAGGSHLLRVRISAIPCTGLGIGPRERVSVDIDAVPLPRGVAVDRPAGVHAAGGEEDVPQVRGDRGAVQGRVCSDPEAQLLRPDPAKRCCADRAKAVRQVSLLQSVVLGSQLKHLLGSLGSSGATKLVYNHRDPFFVSRTPGKIKAIFPMRFRDDTDIAVATSFQELQDAGNSYAKAPKCSWSAIPPPELRGESVQHLTTNGGFVSLDIFERHVKRKRAAKTAWILLNFQAYVKYHIKCTRNYIQSRMRKRQESLAEVIQNARLRGGDDKKKSQVRKKSKRRLFSLGKAKKLQKGFRAVIDGIKRLRLRIRVKALDRFRRCFVVPKLATKKHNYLRLGA from the exons ATGGAGAGGTCCCCTTCAAGCTCTCCAGTCTCACCA GGCTATTATAAAGGGACGACGCCCGTGGATCCCCGGCGGCAAAGCCATGGCGTTCTTCAACGGCGGGTCGCGGGCGCTGGTCGAAATCTTGACGAGGTCCCAGAG CGCCGAGAGACCAATGCCGGTGGATCACACCTTCTTCGAGTTCGGATCAGTGCGATACCATGTACAG GCCTCGGCATCGGACCCCGAGAACGTGTATCTGTCGATATCGACGCCGTCCCTCTCCCACGAGGCGTCGCCGTCGACCGGCCTGCCGGAGTTCACGctgcaggaggcgaggaagatgtaCCACAAGTTCGCGGAGATCGTGGAGCCGTCCAAGGAAGGGTATGCTCTGACCCTGAAGCTCAACTTCTCCGGCCTGACCCGGCCAAAAG GTGCTGTGCAGATCGCGCCAAGGCTGTTAGGCAGGTGTCGCTGCTGCAGTCCGTCGTCCTCGGGTCGCAGCTGAAGCACCTGCTGGGGAGCCTCGGCTCCTCCGGCGCCACCAAGCTCGTGTACAACCACCGCGACCCCTTCTTCGTCAGCAGGACG CCGGGGAAGATCAAGGCCATTTTCCCCATGCGTTTCCGGGACGACACGGACATAGCCGTCGCCACCTCCTTC CAGGAGCTGCAGGACGCAGGGAACTCGTACGCGAAGGCGCCCAAGTGCAGCTGGTCGGCCATCCCGCCGCCGGAGCTGCGCGGGGAGTCCGTGCAGCACCTCACCACCAACGGCGGCTTCGTCTCCTTGG ACATCTTCGAGCGGCACGTGAAGCGGAAGAGGGCCGCCAAAACGGCGTGGATCCTGCTCAACTTCCAGGCCTACGTCAAGTACCACATCAAG TGCACCCGAAACTACATTCAGAGCAGGATGAGAAAGCGGCAGGAGAGCTTGGCAGAG GTAATCCAAAATGCGAGGCTAAGGGGAGGCGATGACAAGAAGAAATCACAAG TGAGGAAGAAGAGCAAGAGAAGACTGTTCAGCCTCGGCAAGGCCAAGAAACTGCAGAAGGGTTTCAGGGCTGTCATTGACGGGATCAAGCGGCTCCGGCTGAGAATCAGAGTGAAAGCTCTGGACCGGTTCAGGCGGTGCTTCGTCGTGCCCAAGCTCGCTACGAAGAAGCATAATTACCTCAGACTAGGAGCATGA
- the LOC119355883 gene encoding actin-related protein 2/3 complex subunit 2B-like isoform X3 has product MAFFNGGSRALVEILTRSQSAERPMPVDHTFFEFGSVRYHVQASASDPENVYLSISTPSLSHEASPSTGLPEFTLQEARKMYHKFAEIVEPSKEGYALTLKLNFSGLTRPKDRAKAVRQVSLLQSVVLGSQLKHLLGSLGSSGATKLVYNHRDPFFVSRTPGKIKAIFPMRFRDDTDIAVATSFFQELQDAGNSYAKAPKCSWSAIPPPELRGESVQHLTTNGGFVSLDIFERHVKRKRAAKTAWILLNFQAYVKYHIKCTRNYIQSRMRKRQESLAEVIQNARLRGGDDKKKSQVRKKSKRRLFSLGKAKKLQKGFRAVIDGIKRLRLRIRVKALDRFRRCFVVPKLATKKHNYLRLGA; this is encoded by the exons ATGGCGTTCTTCAACGGCGGGTCGCGGGCGCTGGTCGAAATCTTGACGAGGTCCCAGAG CGCCGAGAGACCAATGCCGGTGGATCACACCTTCTTCGAGTTCGGATCAGTGCGATACCATGTACAG GCCTCGGCATCGGACCCCGAGAACGTGTATCTGTCGATATCGACGCCGTCCCTCTCCCACGAGGCGTCGCCGTCGACCGGCCTGCCGGAGTTCACGctgcaggaggcgaggaagatgtaCCACAAGTTCGCGGAGATCGTGGAGCCGTCCAAGGAAGGGTATGCTCTGACCCTGAAGCTCAACTTCTCCGGCCTGACCCGGCCAAAAG ATCGCGCCAAGGCTGTTAGGCAGGTGTCGCTGCTGCAGTCCGTCGTCCTCGGGTCGCAGCTGAAGCACCTGCTGGGGAGCCTCGGCTCCTCCGGCGCCACCAAGCTCGTGTACAACCACCGCGACCCCTTCTTCGTCAGCAGGACG CCGGGGAAGATCAAGGCCATTTTCCCCATGCGTTTCCGGGACGACACGGACATAGCCGTCGCCACCTCCTTCTTCCAG GAGCTGCAGGACGCAGGGAACTCGTACGCGAAGGCGCCCAAGTGCAGCTGGTCGGCCATCCCGCCGCCGGAGCTGCGCGGGGAGTCCGTGCAGCACCTCACCACCAACGGCGGCTTCGTCTCCTTGG ACATCTTCGAGCGGCACGTGAAGCGGAAGAGGGCCGCCAAAACGGCGTGGATCCTGCTCAACTTCCAGGCCTACGTCAAGTACCACATCAAG TGCACCCGAAACTACATTCAGAGCAGGATGAGAAAGCGGCAGGAGAGCTTGGCAGAG GTAATCCAAAATGCGAGGCTAAGGGGAGGCGATGACAAGAAGAAATCACAAG TGAGGAAGAAGAGCAAGAGAAGACTGTTCAGCCTCGGCAAGGCCAAGAAACTGCAGAAGGGTTTCAGGGCTGTCATTGACGGGATCAAGCGGCTCCGGCTGAGAATCAGAGTGAAAGCTCTGGACCGGTTCAGGCGGTGCTTCGTCGTGCCCAAGCTCGCTACGAAGAAGCATAATTACCTCAGACTAGGAGCATGA
- the LOC119355884 gene encoding very-long-chain aldehyde decarbonylase GL1-7-like — MATRPGPLTEWPWQWMGSFKYLVLAPAALHTAHRVVTKGWGDMSLAYAAMLPALLLRMIHNQIWISLSRHQTARTKHIIVDRGLEFDQVDRESSWDDQIIFNGLFFYLAYAAVPNVSRMPVWRTDGAIITALLHIGPVEFLYYWFHRALHHHFLYSRYHSHHHASIVTEPITSVIHPFAEHVVYFLLFSIPMMTPIFMGCGSVLAVVLYITYIDFMNNMGHCNFELVPKRVFHVFPALKYLMYTPSFHSLHHTQFRTNYSLFMPFYDYIYNTMDNSTDELYERALKGTEETPDLVHLTHMTNLRSTYHLRVGIASIASRPSESPVWYMWMIWPVAWLSMVLAWVYGSSAFVVENHTLKKFKMQTWAIPRYNFHYGLIWERESINGLIEKAILDADGRGVRVLSLGLLNQAKQLNGGGELFTKKYPKLRVRLVDGSGLATAVVLKSIPLDTKQVFLCGSSSKVAHATATALCERGVQVIMNQKKEYDMLKLRVPESSTGYLKFSSDEIPQIWIGDIIDDKQQRRAPSGTIFIPTSQFPLKKTRKDCTYLGSPAMKIPETMQNVHTCENWLPRRVMSAWRIAAIIHAQEGWIMHECGDDMMDIEKVWSAAIRHGFIPLSKA, encoded by the exons ATGGCAACACGGCCGGGCCCTTTGACTGAATGGCCATGGCAGTGGATGGGAAGCTTCAAG TACCTGGTCTTGGCGCCTGCGGCGTTGCACACTGCGCACAGGGTGGTCACCAAGGGGTGGGGGGACATGAGCCTGGCATACGCCGCCATGTTACCAGCTCTGCTTCTGAGGATGATCCATAACCAAATCTGGATCAGCTTGTCTCGCCACCAGACCGCACGCACGAAGCACATCATCGTCGACCGTGGACTTGAATTCGACCAGGTGGACCGGGAGAGTTCCTG GGATGACCAGATCATCTTCAATGGGCTGTTCTTCTACCTGGCCTACGCAGCCGTCCCGAATGTCAGTCGCATGCCGGTGTGGAGAACAGACGGAGCCATCATCACCGCCTTGCTTCACATAGGACCTGTCGAGTTCCTGTACTACTGGTTCCACAGGGCGCTGCACCACCATTTCCTCTACTCTCGCTACCACTCACACCACCACGCCTCCATCGTCACAGAGCCCATAACCT CTGTCATCCATCCATTTGCTGAACACGTGGTTTATTTCCTGCTATTTTCGATCCCCATGATGACACCAATTTTTATGGGCTGTGGTTCTGTCCTGGCTGTTGTCTTGTACATCACGTACATCGACTTCATGAACAATATGGGGCACTGCAATTTTGAGCTGGTGCCAAAGCGCGTCTTCCATGTCTTCCCTGCTCTCAAGTACCTCATGTACACTCCCTC GTTTCATTCTCTACATCATACACAGTTTCGTACAAACTACTCGTTGTTCATGCCGTTCTATGACTACATATACAACACCATGGACAACTCAACTGACGAGCTGTATGAGAGAGCACTGAAAGGAACAGAAGAAACACCAGATCTTGTCCACTTGACGCATATGACCAACTTGCGATCGACTTATCATCTTAGGGTTGGGATTGCCTCTATAGCCTCCAGACCATCGGAAAGCCCTGTatggtatatgtggatgatatggcCAGTGGCATGGCTGTCAATGGTACTGGCATGGGTTTATGGATCTTCTGCGTTTGTCGTTGAAAATCACACACTGAAGAAGTTCAAGATGCAAACATGGGCAATACCAAGATACAACTTCCAT TATGGCTTGATTTGGGAGAGAGAATCCATCAACGGCTTAATTGAGAAGGCAATACTAGATGCTGATGGAAGAGGGGTCAGAGTGCTCAGTCTAGGACTGTTAAATCAG GCAAAACAACTCAATGGAGGTGGTGAATTATTTACAAAAAAATATCCAAAATTAAGAGTTCGACTTGTTGATGGAAGTGGCTTAGCAACTGCAGTGGTGCTCAAGAGCATCCCTTTAGATACAAAGCAGGTTTTTCTTTGTGGAAGCAGTTCTAAGGTAGCCCACGCCACAGCTACAGCTTTATGTGAGAGAGGTGTCCAG GTAATCATGAACCAAAAGAAGGAATATGACATGCTCAAGTTGCGAGTTCCAGAGAGCAGCACTGGCTATCTGAAATTCTCCAGTGATGAAATACCCCAG ATCTGGATAGGAGATATCATAGACGATAAGCAACAACGGAGGGCACCAAGTGGAACAATATTTATTCCTACATCACAGTTTCCCCTTAAGAAGACACGCAAGGATTGCACCTACCTGGGTAGCCCAGCAATGAAGATCCCGGAGACAATGCAGAACGTTCACACCTGTGAG AATTGGCTTCCAAGAAGGGTGATGAGCGCATGGCGCATTGCCGCGATAATACATGCTCAGGAAGGTTGGATCATGCATGAGTGCGGAGATGATATGATGGACATCGAAAAGGTTTGGTCGGCAGCTATTAGGCATGGATTCATTCCTCTGTCAAAGGCTTGA